In one window of Nocardia brasiliensis DNA:
- a CDS encoding UDP-N-acetylmuramate dehydrogenase, which translates to MRDAVPLAELTTLRVGGPATVAECRTTESLVATVRALDAAGVAVLLLAGGSNLLISDAGFDGVVVRVATDSVEIGRDGVVAAAGANWDAVVAATVAAGLGGLECLSGIPGSAGATPVQNVGAYGAEVAQLLRRVQLLDRASGEIRWVTPGELGFGYRTSVLKHRDESVVLAVDFALDPSGMSAPLRYGELADRLGAADGESRPAAQVRAAVLSLRAGKGMVLDPADHDTWSAGSFFTNPVVPADRVPEVRAAIAAHVGEVTVPTYPAPDGVKFSAGWLIERAGFAKGFPGPAAPARLSTKHTLALTNRGTATAAELVELARAVRDGVAERFGIRLEPEPVTVGLTL; encoded by the coding sequence ATCCGGGACGCGGTGCCGTTGGCGGAGCTGACCACATTGCGGGTCGGCGGACCGGCCACGGTCGCCGAATGCCGGACCACCGAATCGCTGGTCGCGACGGTGCGGGCGCTCGACGCGGCGGGCGTCGCGGTGCTGCTGCTCGCGGGCGGCTCCAACCTGCTGATCAGCGACGCGGGCTTCGACGGTGTGGTGGTGCGGGTGGCCACCGACAGCGTCGAAATCGGCCGGGACGGCGTGGTCGCGGCGGCGGGCGCGAACTGGGACGCGGTGGTGGCGGCGACGGTCGCGGCCGGCCTGGGCGGCCTCGAATGCCTGTCCGGCATACCGGGTTCGGCGGGCGCGACACCGGTGCAGAACGTCGGCGCCTACGGGGCCGAGGTGGCTCAGCTGCTGCGCCGGGTGCAGCTGCTGGATCGGGCCAGCGGCGAGATCCGCTGGGTGACGCCCGGCGAGCTCGGATTCGGTTACCGCACCAGCGTGCTCAAGCATCGCGACGAGTCCGTGGTGCTCGCGGTGGATTTCGCGCTGGACCCCAGCGGCATGAGCGCGCCGCTGCGCTACGGCGAGCTCGCCGACCGGCTCGGCGCGGCCGACGGCGAGTCGCGCCCGGCGGCGCAGGTCCGCGCCGCGGTGCTGAGCCTGCGCGCGGGCAAGGGAATGGTGCTCGATCCGGCCGATCACGACACCTGGAGCGCAGGGTCCTTCTTCACCAATCCGGTGGTCCCGGCCGACCGGGTGCCCGAGGTGCGGGCCGCGATCGCGGCACATGTGGGTGAGGTCACGGTGCCGACCTATCCGGCGCCGGACGGGGTCAAGTTCTCGGCCGGGTGGCTGATCGAGCGGGCGGGGTTCGCGAAGGGCTTTCCCGGCCCCGCGGCGCCGGCCCGGCTGTCCACGAAACACACGCTGGCGCTGACGAATCGGGGCACCGCGACCGCCGCGGAACTGGTGGAGCTGGCCAGGGCGGTGCGCGACGGCGTGGCCGAGCGCTTCGGCATCCGCTTGGAGCCGGAGCCGGTCACGGTGGGCCTCACCCTGTGA
- the mscL gene encoding large conductance mechanosensitive channel protein MscL has translation MLKGFKEFLMRGNVIDLAVAVVMGTAFTAVVTSVTKGVINPLLAIFGSTNELGLGVQLIADRPATFIQIGPIITALVNFVLVAAVLYFVLMVPMKTIKNRFGTAKAAEPTETELLIEIRDLLAERHDEVRKQRAADLAVEAEVDGASRR, from the coding sequence AACGTCATCGACCTCGCCGTCGCCGTGGTGATGGGCACCGCGTTCACCGCGGTGGTCACCTCGGTGACCAAGGGCGTCATCAACCCCCTGCTCGCCATTTTCGGCAGCACGAACGAGCTGGGGCTCGGCGTCCAGTTGATTGCCGACAGACCCGCGACGTTCATCCAGATCGGCCCGATCATCACGGCGCTGGTGAACTTCGTCCTGGTTGCCGCGGTGCTCTATTTCGTGCTGATGGTGCCGATGAAGACCATCAAGAACCGGTTCGGCACCGCCAAGGCCGCCGAGCCCACCGAGACCGAACTGCTCATCGAGATCCGCGACCTGCTCGCCGAACGCCACGACGAGGTCCGCAAACAGCGCGCGGCCGACCTGGCCGTCGAGGCCGAGGTCGACGGCGCGAGCAGGCGCTGA
- a CDS encoding L,D-transpeptidase produces the protein MNNRPVIRRPVAAVSAVLFIVVALVAGCAGDGGSKNAARDPGPIAKVTLAPAVDAVGVNPTAPVSVTITDGTIDQVALTNASGKQVAGEFSPDKRSFTITEPLGYDATYTWSGTAIGTDRKPIPIDGKFSTLAPKSTVPATINIADNQEVGIAAPIILQFKAPVQNKAAVEKALSITTDPPTEGAWAWFPDDNGSRVHWRPKQYWTPGTAVHVSARLYGLDLGGGSYGYSDLTTDFRIGRSQIVQANAPSHRMQVVRDGKTVFDFAVSYGEGNEPRNVTRSGPHVVTEKYEDFMMSNPPFYTNVRERWAVRISNNGEFIHANPESLSAQGSSNVTNGCINLSPADAQAYFPTALYGDPVEVTGTSIQLSAADGDLYDWTIDWPTWRTMSALDGSTSVISATPVAPGPPR, from the coding sequence GTGAACAACCGTCCAGTGATCCGCAGACCGGTCGCTGCCGTGTCGGCCGTGCTGTTCATCGTGGTCGCCCTGGTGGCCGGGTGCGCCGGCGACGGCGGCAGCAAGAACGCGGCGCGCGACCCGGGTCCGATCGCCAAGGTCACCCTGGCGCCGGCCGTCGACGCCGTCGGCGTCAACCCGACCGCGCCGGTCTCGGTCACCATCACCGACGGCACGATCGATCAGGTCGCGCTGACCAACGCGAGCGGCAAACAGGTCGCGGGCGAATTCTCGCCGGACAAGCGCAGCTTCACGATCACCGAGCCGCTCGGCTACGACGCGACCTACACCTGGTCGGGCACCGCGATCGGCACCGATCGCAAGCCCATCCCGATCGACGGCAAATTCAGCACGCTCGCGCCGAAGAGCACTGTTCCGGCCACGATCAACATCGCCGACAACCAGGAGGTCGGCATCGCCGCGCCGATCATCCTGCAATTCAAGGCGCCGGTGCAGAACAAGGCCGCGGTGGAAAAGGCGCTGAGCATCACCACCGATCCGCCCACCGAGGGCGCCTGGGCCTGGTTCCCCGACGACAACGGCTCGCGCGTGCACTGGCGACCCAAGCAGTATTGGACGCCGGGCACCGCGGTGCACGTCTCGGCGCGGTTGTACGGGCTCGACCTCGGCGGCGGCAGCTACGGCTACAGCGACCTGACCACGGACTTCCGGATCGGTCGCAGCCAGATCGTGCAGGCCAACGCGCCGAGTCACCGCATGCAGGTGGTTCGCGACGGCAAGACCGTGTTCGATTTCGCGGTCAGCTACGGCGAGGGCAACGAGCCGCGCAATGTCACTCGCTCGGGTCCGCACGTGGTCACCGAGAAGTACGAAGACTTCATGATGTCGAATCCGCCGTTCTACACCAACGTCCGGGAACGCTGGGCGGTCCGCATCTCCAACAACGGTGAGTTCATCCACGCCAACCCGGAATCGCTGTCGGCACAGGGATCGTCGAACGTCACCAACGGCTGCATCAACCTCTCGCCCGCCGACGCGCAGGCCTATTTTCCGACCGCGCTCTACGGCGACCCGGTCGAGGTGACCGGCACCTCGATCCAGCTCTCCGCCGCCGACGGTGACCTCTACGACTGGACCATCGACTGGCCGACCTGGCGCACCATGTCCGCCCTGGACGGCTCCACCTCGGTCATTTCGGCCACCCCGGTCGCGCCGGGCCCGCCGCGCTGA